One genomic segment of Musa acuminata AAA Group cultivar baxijiao chromosome BXJ3-3, Cavendish_Baxijiao_AAA, whole genome shotgun sequence includes these proteins:
- the LOC135581981 gene encoding uncharacterized protein LOC135581981 yields the protein MDEYVSNRASRGESFARRGSNLSFRDHSQEDRHVQNYRRSGCSSRVGSTRGPQVVTPERHKHVRAPFRSASGKAIAGSTSKSSSISGSHRKAFQEQHDQTFLQESVVEERSTRQQIDDIDNNDRQVRANNFNSEGRQARKEDTDSVSLTTNSRKSSLLKGVSTAKSKSSNGCSSASSSKMHKQISGQLVSGNQEASSSSFVPRSFAVSSRNSASAAKSFSQVLDTESPRCGLQNLTCTSISDVCPSGCSSDLTGDKRIVMVRKRQSDGESSATSGRGSNASPGGGYSGSTYSETFVPHLPISGRIMHQSVSRSRSRLTIRDGAVSVRTQRASPGYNRMRPSEEGNGSTLALDDSTPTPQLQQMHFSVPEAVHESSTTAFTTDLPYVFNDSSGRPSSSNCVIRSRSVSRPESSSTPITHRSFGDRHGHRRLNMEGVAEVLLALERIERNEELTYEQLLVLETNVLLGALRFHDQHRDMRMDIDNMSYEELLALEEKMGTVSTALTEEQMTKCLKRITYACASLVPGITYHDNDDAKCSICQEDYIDGEEVGRLPCEHLYHVACIDQWLRQKNWCPICKSSALPSKETAQN from the exons ATGGATGAATATGTGAGTAACAGAGCTAGTAGAGGAGAGAGTTTTGCTAGAAGGGGATCCAACTTATCTTTCAGAGATCATAGCCAAGAAGATAGACATGTCCAGAACTACAGGAGGTCGGGATGCAGTAGCAGAGTTGGTTCGACAAGGGGTCCCCAAGTTGTGACTCCTGAAAGGCACAAACATGTGAGGGCTCCTTTTCGCTCTGCGAGCGGTAAGGCAATAGCTGGAAGCACTTCAAAATCATCTTCTATCTCTGGTAGCCATAGAAAAGCATTCCAGGAACAGCATGACCAGACATTTCTACAGGAATCAGTTGTGGAAGAACGTAGTACCAGACAGCAGATTGATGACATTGACAACAATGATCGACAGGTTCGAGCAAACAATTTCAATTCCGAAGGTAGACAAGCGAGGAAAGAAGATACAGATTCTGTTTCCTTAACAACCAACAGTCGTAAATCTTCACTTCTCAAGGGGGTTTCCACAGCCAAGTCTAAGTCATCCAATGGTTGCAGCAGTGCATCAAGTTCAAAAATGCATAAACAGATCAGTGGACAGTTGGTTTCAGGAAATCAGGAAGCTTCTTCGAGTTCCTTTGTTCCACGCTCCTTTGCTGTATCCAGTAGGAATTCCGCTAGTGCTGCCAAATCCTTCTCACAAGTTCTGGACACTGAGTCACCAAGATGTGGTCTTCAAAATCTAACTTGCACATCGATATCTGATGTTTGTCCTTCAGGTTGTTCCTCTGATTTAACCGGTGATAAGAGGATTGTTATGGTAAGAAAGAGACAATCTGATGGAGAGAGTTCTGCAACCAGTGGCAGGGGGTCAAATGCCTCTCCTGGTGGAGGTTACTCGGGTTCCACTTACTCTGAGACTTTTGTCCCACATCTGCCCATTTCAGgccgaatcatgcatcaatcagttTCAAGGTCCAGAAGCCGGCTTACCATTAGGGATGGAGCAGTTTCAGTTAGAACACAGCGGGCTTCTCCTGGATATAATAGAATGAGGCCATCTGAAGAAGGGAATGGTAGCACCCTTGCACTTGATGACTCTACTCCAACCCCCCAACTTCAGCAGATGCATTTTTCTGTACCAGAAGCAGTACATGAGAGTTCGACAACAGCATTTACCACAGATTTGCCATATGTCTTCAATGATTCATCTGGACGACCAAGTTCAAGCAACTGTGTTATTCGAAGCAGATCGGTTTCCCGCCCTGAAAGTAGCAGCACACCAATCACCCATCGCTCTTTTGGAGATCGGCATGGCCACCGACGCCTCAACATGGAAGGAGTTGCAGAG GTGCTATTGGCATTAGAGCGGATTGAACGCAATGAAGAGTTAACATATGAG CAATTATTGGTTCTCGAGACAAATGTATTGTTGGGGGCACTAAGGTTCCACGATCAGCACAGAGACATGAGAATGGACATCGATAATATGTCCTACGAG GAACTATTAGCTTTGGAGGAGAAAATGGGTACTGTTAGCACAGCTCTTACAGAAGAGCAGATGACAAAATGTCTCAAGAGAATCACATATGCATGTGCCTCCCTGGTCCCTGGAATAACTTATCATGATAATGATGATGCCAAATGCAGCATATGTCAG GAGGATTATATAGATGGAGAGGAGGTGGGCAGGCTGCCATGCGAGCATCTATATCATGTTGCCTGCATTGATCAATGGCTTCGGCAGAAGAATTGGTGCCCAATCTGCAAGTCGTCTGCCTTGCCCTCCAAGGAAACAGCTCAAAACTGA